In Ectothiorhodospiraceae bacterium 2226, a single window of DNA contains:
- a CDS encoding cation:proton antiporter subunit C, which translates to MLVGVALFSLGLHGLLAKAHLLHKVLGLNVMASGTFMVFIGAGARVPGVAPDPVPQAMVLTGIVVAVCTAAYALALTRRIRDVTGRTTLPGEHDTPPPPHRAARDY; encoded by the coding sequence ATGCTGGTGGGGGTGGCGCTGTTCAGCCTTGGGCTGCACGGCTTGCTCGCCAAGGCGCACCTGTTGCACAAGGTGCTGGGCTTGAACGTGATGGCCAGCGGCACCTTTATGGTGTTCATCGGCGCCGGCGCACGGGTGCCGGGGGTGGCGCCGGACCCGGTCCCGCAAGCCATGGTACTGACCGGCATCGTGGTGGCCGTCTGCACCGCGGCCTACGCGCTGGCCCTGACGCGGCGTATCCGCGACGTCACCGGCCGAACCACGCTGCCCGGCGAGCACGACACGCCGCCGCCGCCCCACCGCGCTGCCCGCGACTACTAA
- a CDS encoding oxidoreductase codes for MPYFALAVSTLALGSAAGLARHVALEGALRYPLGGWGAPLGIDLYVDGLAALALLMTGVVNWFIGLYATAYFADDRAGRYFWPLWLFLSGALNALFVSADLFNLYVTLELVGLASVALAALSGKGPALVASMRYLLVTLLGSLLYLMAVALLYAAYGALDIATVGARLQNEPVAWVAFALITVGMWLKIALFPLHFWLPPAHANAPGPVSALLSGLVVKAGFYLLLRFWIMLFPDTFDPRAGHVLGAFGVAAIIWGSLHALRQRRLKLLVAYSTVAQMGYLFLLFPLSFTVQGASAWSGVVLYMLAHAGAKAAMFMAASNLLLAYGHDRIDGLSGSAHIMPVTLFAFGLSGVTLMGLPPSGGFVAKWLLLSAAVEAQMWFYVGAIVLGGLLAAAYVFRVLRSASRIVPSTAAGTLAVRRLPRRLEWAPLVLAAVAAALGFYAVLPLELLEEAAPFTEVAP; via the coding sequence ATGCCGTACTTCGCCCTCGCGGTGTCCACGCTCGCGCTGGGCAGTGCCGCGGGCTTGGCGCGGCACGTGGCGCTGGAGGGGGCGCTGCGTTATCCGCTGGGGGGCTGGGGTGCGCCGCTCGGTATCGACCTCTACGTCGACGGGCTCGCCGCGCTGGCATTGTTGATGACGGGCGTGGTGAACTGGTTCATCGGCCTGTATGCCACCGCCTATTTCGCGGACGACCGGGCCGGCCGCTACTTCTGGCCGTTGTGGCTGTTCCTGAGCGGCGCGCTCAATGCCCTGTTCGTCTCGGCCGACCTGTTCAATCTCTACGTCACACTGGAGCTCGTGGGGCTCGCGTCGGTGGCGCTCGCGGCGCTGAGCGGCAAGGGACCGGCGCTGGTCGCCTCCATGCGGTATCTGCTGGTCACCCTGCTGGGTTCGCTGCTGTACCTGATGGCGGTGGCGCTGTTGTATGCCGCCTACGGTGCGCTCGACATCGCCACTGTCGGCGCGCGCCTGCAGAACGAGCCGGTCGCTTGGGTGGCCTTCGCCCTCATCACCGTCGGCATGTGGCTCAAGATCGCGCTGTTCCCCTTGCACTTCTGGCTACCGCCGGCGCACGCCAATGCGCCGGGGCCGGTCAGCGCGCTGTTGTCCGGGCTGGTGGTGAAGGCGGGCTTCTACCTGTTGCTGCGGTTTTGGATCATGTTGTTCCCCGACACCTTCGATCCGCGTGCCGGGCACGTGCTCGGCGCGTTCGGTGTGGCGGCGATCATATGGGGTTCGTTGCACGCACTGCGCCAGCGCCGGCTCAAGTTGCTGGTGGCCTATTCGACCGTCGCACAGATGGGCTACCTGTTCCTGTTGTTTCCCTTGTCGTTCACGGTGCAGGGGGCCAGTGCCTGGAGCGGTGTGGTGCTCTACATGCTGGCCCATGCCGGGGCCAAGGCCGCCATGTTCATGGCCGCCAGCAACCTGCTGCTGGCCTACGGGCATGATCGCATCGACGGCTTGTCCGGCAGCGCGCACATCATGCCGGTGACGCTGTTCGCGTTCGGCCTCTCGGGCGTGACCCTGATGGGGCTGCCGCCGAGCGGCGGCTTCGTCGCGAAGTGGCTGCTGTTGAGCGCCGCGGTCGAGGCACAGATGTGGTTCTACGTCGGCGCGATCGTGCTGGGCGGGCTGCTCGCGGCGGCCTACGTGTTCCGCGTGCTGCGCAGCGCCTCGCGCATCGTGCCCTCGACGGCGGCCGGCACCCTGGCGGTGCGGCGGCTGCCGAGGCGCCTGGAGTGGGCGCCGCTGGTGCTGGCGGCGGTGGCCGCCGCGCTGGGCTTTTACGCGGTGCTGCCATTGGAGTTGCTGGAAGAGGCCGCCCCGTTTACCGAGGTGGCACCATGA
- a CDS encoding monovalent cation/H+ antiporter subunit D family protein: MIGSALPLLVVLSSLLAGLIIFTLPEGRRGLRTVINLTGALSKLVLIGFMLWGVYHGVEYELRYPLLPGLDLVLRADPLALLFVTLSAGLWLLTTVYAIAYLEHEGSGNRSRFFGFFSLCVSATVGIAMAGNPFTFFVFYEILTLVTYPLVVHRGTEAALRAGRVYLAYTLSGGVVLLVGLVWLYALAGPVEFAAGGVLADAGLSHGILVALFVLLIGGLGVKCALFPLHGWLPVAMVAPAPVSALLHAVAVVKAGAFGIVRVVYEIYGVEFARDLGLMWPLASLAAFTIIYASLRALMQEDLKRRLAFSTVSQLSYIVLGVAIVGPLATLGGVVHLVHQGVMKITLFFCAGNYAETLHIHRVSELNGVGRRMPWTTAAFTVGALGMMGMPPIAGFVSKWYLGLGALESGQGLWIAVLAGSTLLNAAYFLPLLYRAWFLPTTAGWADPRPRPETGRALLWPPVITAAISLLIGLFAAAAWSPLAWTALATREQYAP; the protein is encoded by the coding sequence ATGATCGGCTCGGCGCTGCCCTTGCTGGTGGTACTGAGTTCGCTGTTGGCGGGGCTGATCATCTTCACCCTGCCGGAAGGGCGCCGCGGCCTGCGCACCGTCATCAACCTCACCGGCGCGCTGAGCAAGCTCGTGCTGATCGGCTTCATGCTCTGGGGCGTGTACCACGGCGTAGAGTACGAGTTGCGCTACCCGCTGTTGCCGGGGCTTGACCTGGTGCTGCGCGCCGATCCGCTGGCCCTGCTGTTCGTCACCCTGTCGGCCGGCCTGTGGCTGCTGACCACCGTTTATGCCATCGCCTATCTGGAGCACGAAGGCTCGGGCAACCGCAGCCGCTTCTTCGGGTTCTTTTCGCTGTGCGTGTCGGCCACCGTCGGCATCGCCATGGCGGGCAATCCGTTCACCTTCTTCGTGTTCTACGAGATACTCACCTTGGTCACCTATCCGCTGGTGGTCCACCGCGGCACCGAGGCGGCACTGCGCGCCGGGCGGGTGTACCTCGCCTATACGCTCAGCGGCGGCGTGGTGCTGCTGGTCGGGCTGGTGTGGCTATACGCGCTGGCCGGTCCGGTGGAATTTGCCGCGGGCGGCGTGCTGGCCGATGCCGGCCTGTCCCATGGCATTCTCGTCGCGCTGTTCGTGCTGTTGATCGGCGGGCTGGGGGTCAAGTGCGCCCTGTTCCCGCTGCATGGCTGGTTGCCGGTGGCGATGGTCGCGCCGGCGCCGGTGAGTGCCCTGCTGCACGCGGTGGCGGTGGTCAAGGCGGGTGCCTTCGGCATCGTGCGGGTGGTGTACGAGATCTACGGCGTGGAGTTCGCGCGCGACCTCGGCCTGATGTGGCCGCTCGCGAGCCTGGCGGCCTTCACCATCATCTACGCCTCGCTGCGGGCGCTCATGCAGGAAGACCTCAAGCGGCGGCTTGCCTTCTCCACCGTCAGCCAGTTGTCCTACATCGTGCTCGGTGTGGCCATCGTGGGGCCGCTTGCCACCCTCGGCGGGGTGGTGCATTTGGTGCACCAGGGCGTCATGAAAATCACCCTGTTCTTCTGCGCGGGCAATTACGCCGAGACGCTGCATATCCATCGTGTCAGCGAGCTCAACGGGGTGGGGCGGCGCATGCCGTGGACCACTGCGGCCTTCACCGTCGGCGCCCTCGGCATGATGGGTATGCCGCCGATAGCGGGTTTCGTGAGCAAGTGGTATCTCGGCCTCGGCGCCCTGGAGAGCGGGCAGGGGCTGTGGATCGCCGTGCTGGCAGGCTCGACGCTGCTGAACGCCGCCTACTTCCTCCCGCTGCTCTACCGGGCGTGGTTTCTGCCGACCACGGCCGGCTGGGCTGATCCGCGCCCACGCCCGGAGACCGGGCGGGCCCTGTTGTGGCCGCCGGTGATTACGGCCGCCATCAGCCTTTTGATCGGGCTGTTTGCCGCGGCGGCCTGGAGCCCCTTGGCGTGGACGGCGCTCGCCACGCGGGAGCAGTACGCGCCATGA
- a CDS encoding NADH/ubiquinone/plastoquinone (complex I) produces MSALWLLALLLPTAVAALLVVAPLRPVVLAMAPWTIPPVFGLALYAPPPLYLDDVLFGVVLGVDLSGEILLLLVALLWWLAGLQAQATLARDPAAPRFFAFFLLSFVGSAGLIMAQDAVSFYAFFTLMSFAAYGLILHRGDAQAREAGRIYLILALLGEAVLLAGVLMAVAAAGEAGFAALRAAVATAPERDLIVALIAVGFGIKVGVIPLHVWLPLAHPAAPAPASAVLSGTIIKAGLLGWLRFLPIGETALPGWGAAFVAFGLLAAFYGVAVGLAQRELKVVLAYSSISQMGFVTVGVGLALLHPAQAEIILWAILIYALHHGFAKGALFMGVSVISPLPRARLARVAVVAGVALAGLALAGAPLTSGALAKALLKAAVADNHLDAVLALAAMGTTLLMARFLWLVLHKPHGQAAAPGVWVPWLGTLALMAGVAWVVAVYGRAPLAAPGPLGAGWDALWPVLAGIVVAAFGWRFGGGIRWPGVPPGDLLRPAEALLRPLASVSLDVPRRRVQAFGLLLERRTRALVLGNIALVERRLSRWRTPAGLVLVLALVLWWSLGYGGGWLGYSPH; encoded by the coding sequence ATGAGCGCGTTGTGGCTGCTGGCGCTGCTGTTGCCGACCGCAGTGGCGGCGCTGCTGGTGGTGGCGCCGCTGCGCCCGGTCGTGCTCGCCATGGCGCCGTGGACCATCCCGCCGGTGTTCGGCTTGGCGCTGTATGCCCCGCCGCCCCTGTACCTCGACGATGTGTTGTTCGGCGTGGTGCTGGGGGTCGATCTCAGCGGCGAGATCCTGCTGCTGCTGGTGGCGCTGCTGTGGTGGCTCGCGGGTCTGCAGGCCCAGGCGACGCTGGCTCGCGACCCGGCCGCGCCACGCTTCTTTGCCTTTTTTCTGCTCAGCTTCGTTGGCAGCGCGGGGCTCATCATGGCGCAGGACGCGGTGAGTTTTTACGCCTTCTTCACCCTGATGAGCTTCGCGGCCTACGGACTGATCCTGCACCGCGGCGATGCGCAGGCGCGCGAGGCGGGGCGCATCTATCTCATTCTCGCTCTGCTGGGCGAGGCCGTCCTGCTCGCGGGGGTGTTGATGGCGGTCGCGGCGGCGGGCGAGGCCGGCTTTGCGGCCCTGCGGGCGGCGGTTGCCACCGCCCCCGAGCGCGACCTCATCGTGGCCCTCATCGCGGTCGGTTTCGGTATCAAGGTCGGCGTGATACCGCTGCACGTGTGGCTGCCGCTCGCCCATCCGGCGGCCCCGGCGCCGGCCAGCGCGGTGCTGAGCGGAACCATCATCAAGGCCGGCCTGCTGGGCTGGCTGCGTTTTCTGCCGATCGGAGAGACCGCACTGCCGGGCTGGGGCGCGGCCTTCGTCGCCTTCGGTCTGTTGGCCGCGTTCTACGGCGTGGCGGTCGGCCTGGCGCAGCGGGAACTGAAGGTGGTGTTGGCCTACTCGAGCATCAGCCAAATGGGGTTCGTCACCGTGGGCGTGGGGCTGGCGCTGTTGCACCCGGCGCAGGCCGAGATCATCCTGTGGGCGATCCTCATCTACGCGCTGCACCACGGCTTCGCCAAGGGTGCCTTGTTCATGGGGGTGAGCGTGATCTCCCCGCTGCCGCGCGCGCGTCTCGCGCGCGTGGCGGTCGTCGCCGGCGTCGCGCTGGCGGGGCTCGCGCTGGCGGGCGCGCCGCTCACCAGTGGCGCTCTGGCCAAGGCGCTGCTCAAAGCGGCCGTGGCCGACAACCATCTGGACGCCGTCCTGGCGCTGGCGGCAATGGGGACCACCTTGTTGATGGCGCGCTTCTTGTGGTTGGTGCTGCACAAGCCGCACGGGCAGGCGGCCGCGCCCGGGGTGTGGGTGCCGTGGTTGGGGACGCTCGCGCTCATGGCGGGCGTGGCGTGGGTCGTGGCGGTCTACGGTCGGGCGCCGCTCGCCGCGCCCGGCCCCCTCGGCGCCGGGTGGGACGCCCTTTGGCCGGTGTTGGCCGGCATTGTCGTGGCGGCTTTCGGCTGGCGGTTTGGTGGGGGGATTCGATGGCCGGGTGTGCCGCCGGGGGATCTGCTACGTCCGGCCGAAGCGCTACTCAGGCCATTGGCGTCCGTTTCCTTGGACGTGCCCCGCCGACGCGTGCAGGCCTTCGGTCTCTTGCTTGAGCGACGGACGCGCGCATTGGTGCTGGGCAACATCGCCCTGGTGGAGCGTCGGCTCAGCCGTTGGCGCACACCGGCAGGCCTGGTGTTGGTGCTGGCCCTGGTGTTGTGGTGGTCGCTGGGCTACGGCGGCGGCTGGCTGGGTTATTCACCGCACTGA
- a CDS encoding diguanylate cyclase → MTEQRPAQAGGGGRHWYLPTYIALAGGVVLAAVAYVLISNHEQRELHLEFELIAHDRITALQRELDHELEVIRATAAFRMAHSLPDERDFVDFLNVFGQRFFAVQAVGWAPAVEPTDLAGLEAQLRRRLPGFHIEQAWIDDPLNLYEPPLPFAFPLITLAPALDEWLGRDLAVSGTAHEALQRARDTERLALSGRLPYTNGPDEGVHAVLGVHPVFARDATEGERHASLEGFVVGVLHVGHLVEQALRHLEPRGVDILLYDESGSAGERFLYAYSDGVAARTEAAPYPWAARRMFVVGGRAWEAVATPSPAFYGRHAHRPRRAWAAAATVMLFSLLLAGYLRAHGRYSRRVERLLGALQDEVVDRRRIEQTLSRERDFRNAVFDTADAFVLVLSPDGRIAECNRSCERLVRQSSAALRGRPVWEVLSERSQAAAAKNLMHHISTSPGARRMELWVGRGKRQRMVDWTFRRLCGAHGEAEFLVATGIDITRRYHVEQALRRSDEQFRQLAENIREVFWISDLARPRLVYVSPAYEEIWGRSRERLRTRPGDWIHGVHPEDRSHVFATIRALASVLREQPQVIMEFRVVRPDGTLRWVQARGFPVRDDSGRLVRVAGLMEDVTERKAFEERLQHLAHYDVLTGLPNRALFIDRLDQALAHAQRAREKLAVFYVDLDDFKGINDTLGHEYGDLLLRQVARHLEGVVRAEDTVARIGGDEFTLLLRGLESVADATVVAEKIMSELSRPLPLKEHQCLIRVSVGIALYPLDAQDRDGLLRSADAAMYEVKHGGKQSFRFFSRRFENNQSTP, encoded by the coding sequence ATGACCGAACAGCGACCAGCGCAAGCCGGTGGGGGAGGGCGCCACTGGTATCTTCCGACCTACATTGCTTTGGCGGGCGGTGTGGTGCTGGCGGCCGTCGCCTATGTCTTGATTTCCAATCACGAACAGCGCGAACTTCATCTGGAGTTCGAGCTCATCGCCCACGATCGTATCACGGCCCTGCAACGCGAACTCGACCACGAGCTCGAGGTTATCCGTGCCACGGCGGCGTTTCGCATGGCGCACTCGCTGCCGGATGAGCGTGACTTTGTCGATTTCCTCAATGTATTCGGGCAGCGCTTCTTCGCCGTGCAGGCGGTCGGCTGGGCGCCCGCTGTGGAGCCGACCGATCTCGCCGGCTTGGAAGCGCAGCTGCGGCGCCGGCTGCCCGGCTTCCACATCGAGCAGGCCTGGATAGACGACCCGCTCAACCTCTACGAGCCGCCGTTGCCCTTTGCGTTTCCGCTGATCACGTTGGCGCCCGCCCTGGACGAATGGCTGGGGCGGGACCTGGCGGTGAGCGGCACGGCGCACGAGGCCCTGCAGCGGGCACGCGACACCGAGCGGCTTGCACTCAGCGGCCGCCTGCCGTACACGAACGGGCCTGACGAAGGTGTCCATGCGGTGCTCGGCGTGCATCCGGTGTTTGCACGCGACGCCACCGAAGGGGAACGGCACGCGTCGCTGGAAGGTTTCGTAGTGGGGGTCTTGCACGTCGGGCACCTGGTGGAACAGGCGCTGCGCCACCTGGAGCCGCGCGGCGTGGATATTCTCCTGTATGACGAGTCGGGGAGCGCCGGCGAGCGCTTTCTCTACGCTTACAGTGACGGTGTCGCCGCCCGTACCGAGGCGGCACCCTATCCGTGGGCGGCGCGGCGCATGTTCGTGGTGGGCGGGCGCGCCTGGGAGGCAGTGGCGACCCCGAGTCCCGCCTTCTACGGGCGGCACGCTCACCGGCCGCGGCGCGCCTGGGCCGCGGCCGCCACGGTGATGCTGTTCAGCCTGTTGCTGGCCGGGTACCTGCGCGCCCACGGTCGCTACAGCCGGCGCGTGGAGCGCCTGCTCGGCGCATTGCAGGACGAGGTGGTGGATCGGCGGCGCATCGAGCAGACGCTCAGTCGCGAGCGCGACTTTCGCAATGCGGTGTTCGATACCGCCGATGCCTTCGTGTTGGTGCTGTCGCCCGACGGGCGCATCGCCGAGTGCAACCGCAGCTGCGAACGCCTGGTGCGCCAATCGAGCGCGGCGCTACGCGGACGGCCGGTGTGGGAGGTGCTCAGCGAGCGTTCGCAGGCCGCCGCGGCGAAGAACCTCATGCACCACATCAGCACCTCGCCCGGCGCCCGGCGCATGGAGTTGTGGGTAGGCCGCGGCAAACGTCAGCGCATGGTCGACTGGACGTTTCGGCGCTTGTGCGGCGCGCATGGCGAGGCCGAGTTTCTGGTCGCCACCGGCATCGACATCACGCGCCGCTATCACGTGGAGCAGGCCTTGCGGCGCAGCGACGAGCAGTTCCGCCAGCTGGCCGAAAACATCCGCGAGGTGTTCTGGATCAGCGACCTGGCCCGCCCGCGCCTGGTGTATGTCAGTCCGGCCTACGAGGAAATCTGGGGGCGGTCGCGCGAGCGCCTGCGCACCCGGCCCGGCGACTGGATCCACGGCGTGCACCCCGAGGACCGCTCCCACGTATTCGCCACCATTCGCGCCTTGGCGTCGGTGCTGCGCGAGCAGCCGCAGGTCATCATGGAGTTTCGTGTCGTACGCCCGGACGGCACGCTGCGTTGGGTGCAGGCGCGCGGCTTTCCCGTACGCGACGACAGCGGCCGCCTGGTGCGCGTGGCGGGCCTCATGGAGGACGTCACCGAGCGCAAGGCCTTCGAGGAGCGCCTCCAGCACCTCGCGCACTACGACGTGCTGACGGGCCTGCCGAACCGCGCCCTGTTCATCGACCGGCTCGATCAGGCGCTGGCGCACGCGCAGCGCGCCCGCGAGAAGCTCGCCGTGTTCTACGTGGACCTGGACGACTTCAAGGGCATAAACGACACCCTGGGGCACGAGTACGGTGACTTGCTGCTGCGCCAGGTCGCGCGTCACCTGGAGGGGGTGGTGCGCGCCGAGGACACGGTCGCCCGCATCGGCGGAGACGAATTCACGCTGTTGTTGCGGGGTCTGGAATCGGTCGCCGACGCGACCGTGGTGGCCGAGAAGATCATGAGTGAGTTGTCACGGCCGCTGCCGCTCAAAGAGCACCAATGCCTGATTCGCGTCAGCGTGGGTATCGCGCTCTATCCGCTCGATGCCCAGGATCGGGACGGTCTGCTGCGCAGCGCCGACGCCGCCATGTACGAGGTGAAGCACGGCGGCAAGCAGAGCTTCCGTTTCTTCAGCCGCCGCTTCGAGAACAACCAGTCCACCCCCTGA
- a CDS encoding fused MFS/spermidine synthase: MWYGAVVFVSSAFLLVLEIVAGRLLAPYVGVSLYTWTSIIGVILAGLSLGNWLGGLWADRGGDEQAVGLTLGLAGLFSLAILPLLTLVAPMIETRGLGLLSASFFYVLALFFIPGVLLGVITPLLTTIALRLDARAGHVVGRMHALAALGAILGTFITGFVLIQYVGTRNVIVGTGIGLLVLAAPFLLRARRAVPAALVAGLVLIASVGYARGALIDPCERESSYFCIRVVDEPSAFGPTRALVLDYLKHGANSSQHPALFVAPYVHLMDELVLHHFGRERAGDLNYFFAGGGAYTLPRGIRHLRPQAGITVAEIDPLVTRVAAEKLFVDTADMRILHEDARMALGRNDTRYDVVFGDAFHDISIPYHLVTREYNQLVKSRLTEHGIYILNVLDAFPNAELVKTMVNTLERDFAHVAVWMEFAPSEPTRMTYVISASDAHAPPEFIRPARQGGGQRGWLRVNEPLFQVGLPREQLPVLTDDFVPVERLVSGFFFDTLGN; the protein is encoded by the coding sequence ATGTGGTACGGAGCAGTGGTCTTCGTCAGTTCCGCCTTCCTTCTGGTGCTGGAGATCGTCGCCGGGCGTCTACTCGCGCCCTATGTCGGCGTCTCCCTGTACACCTGGACGTCCATCATCGGCGTGATTCTCGCCGGCCTGTCGCTGGGCAATTGGCTCGGCGGTCTATGGGCGGACCGGGGCGGTGACGAACAGGCGGTCGGCCTCACCCTCGGTCTGGCCGGCCTGTTCAGTCTGGCGATCCTGCCGCTGCTGACGCTGGTCGCGCCCATGATCGAGACGCGCGGACTGGGGCTGCTGAGCGCCAGTTTCTTTTACGTGCTGGCCCTGTTCTTCATCCCCGGGGTGCTGCTCGGCGTGATCACGCCGCTGCTGACCACCATCGCGCTGCGCCTGGATGCGCGCGCCGGCCACGTGGTGGGGCGCATGCATGCCCTGGCGGCGCTGGGCGCCATCCTCGGCACCTTCATCACCGGCTTCGTGCTCATCCAATACGTCGGCACGCGCAACGTGATCGTCGGCACCGGTATCGGGCTCCTGGTGCTCGCGGCGCCGTTCCTGTTGCGCGCGCGCCGCGCGGTGCCCGCCGCCCTGGTCGCCGGGTTGGTGCTGATCGCCTCCGTGGGCTATGCGCGCGGCGCCCTGATCGACCCGTGCGAGCGTGAGAGCAGCTACTTCTGCATCCGCGTGGTCGACGAGCCCAGTGCCTTCGGCCCCACCCGCGCCTTGGTGCTCGACTACCTCAAGCACGGCGCCAACAGCTCCCAGCACCCGGCGTTGTTCGTGGCCCCCTATGTGCACCTGATGGACGAGCTGGTGCTGCACCACTTCGGCCGTGAGCGCGCCGGCGACCTCAACTACTTCTTCGCCGGCGGCGGCGCCTACACCCTGCCGCGCGGTATTCGCCACCTGCGCCCCCAGGCGGGCATTACGGTGGCGGAGATCGACCCGCTGGTGACGCGCGTGGCGGCCGAAAAGCTGTTCGTGGACACCGCCGACATGCGCATCCTGCACGAGGACGCGCGCATGGCCCTCGGGCGCAACGACACCCGCTACGACGTGGTGTTCGGCGATGCCTTTCACGACATCTCCATTCCCTATCACCTGGTCACGCGTGAGTACAACCAGTTGGTCAAGTCGCGGCTGACCGAGCACGGCATCTACATCCTCAACGTGCTGGATGCCTTTCCCAACGCCGAGCTCGTCAAGACCATGGTCAACACCCTCGAGCGCGACTTCGCGCACGTGGCGGTGTGGATGGAGTTCGCGCCTTCGGAACCGACCCGCATGACCTACGTGATCTCCGCCAGCGATGCCCATGCACCGCCGGAGTTCATCCGGCCCGCGCGCCAGGGCGGCGGCCAGCGCGGCTGGTTGCGGGTCAACGAGCCGCTGTTCCAGGTCGGCCTGCCACGCGAGCAGCTGCCGGTTCTCACGGACGATTTCGTGCCGGTCGAGCGGCTGGTCTCCGGCTTCTTTTTCGACACGCTGGGTAACTGA
- a CDS encoding spore coat protein U domain-containing protein: MVRATLNGIFFFGLDPTIELTGRGQYLERRMVSERATLAHNLYVDAGRTVIWGDGNGGTGAASGTTGEAPVDHPSTATCRVSRRRCRAATAARSW; this comes from the coding sequence ATGGTGCGGGCCACGCTGAATGGCATTTTCTTTTTCGGCCTCGACCCCACCATAGAGCTCACCGGGCGTGGACAGTATCTGGAGCGGCGGATGGTGAGCGAGCGGGCAACGCTCGCCCACAACCTGTATGTGGATGCGGGACGGACGGTGATCTGGGGCGATGGCAACGGTGGGACCGGTGCGGCGAGCGGGACCACCGGCGAAGCACCGGTGGACCACCCATCTACGGCCACCTGCCGCGTCAGCCGCCGGCGGTGCCGGGCAGCTACAGCGGCACGATCGTGGTGA
- the ispB gene encoding octaprenyl diphosphate synthase codes for MTIQGLYTLIQDDMQSVDAVIQRQLRSDIALINQIGYYIVNSGGKRLRPALLLLSAGALNYNGRQHWELAAVIEFIHTATLLHDDVVDASQLRRGEETANARWGSEASVLVGDFLYSRSFQMMVQIGSMRVMEILAEVTNTIAEGEVLQLLNCHDADTTEERYLEVIHRKTAKLFEAAGQLGAVLAGATPAQEQDLAAYGRHLGAAFQLVDDVLDYSASPEEMGKNIGDDLAEGKPTLPLIYAMRHGTPEQAEVIRRAIEQGGREAIADVTHAVESTGAIAYTARCAQDQANQAIACLDDLPASRYKDALRGLAEFAVNRTY; via the coding sequence ATGACGATTCAGGGCCTTTACACCCTCATCCAAGACGATATGCAGTCCGTGGACGCGGTAATCCAGCGCCAGTTGCGCTCCGATATCGCGCTCATCAACCAGATCGGCTATTACATCGTGAACAGCGGCGGCAAGCGCCTGCGCCCCGCGCTGCTGCTGCTCTCCGCGGGGGCCCTGAACTACAACGGCCGTCAACACTGGGAGTTGGCCGCGGTCATCGAGTTCATCCACACCGCCACGCTGCTGCACGACGATGTGGTGGACGCCTCGCAGCTGCGCCGCGGCGAGGAAACGGCCAATGCCCGCTGGGGGAGCGAGGCCAGCGTGCTGGTGGGCGACTTCCTCTACTCGCGCTCCTTCCAGATGATGGTGCAGATCGGCAGCATGCGGGTCATGGAGATCCTCGCCGAGGTCACCAACACCATTGCCGAGGGCGAGGTGCTGCAGCTCCTGAATTGCCACGACGCCGACACCACCGAGGAGCGCTACCTCGAGGTGATCCACCGCAAGACGGCCAAGCTGTTCGAGGCCGCCGGACAGCTCGGCGCCGTGCTCGCGGGCGCCACGCCCGCGCAGGAACAGGATCTGGCCGCGTACGGGCGCCACCTCGGCGCCGCCTTCCAGTTGGTGGACGACGTGCTCGACTACAGCGCCTCACCGGAAGAAATGGGCAAGAACATCGGCGACGATCTCGCCGAGGGCAAGCCGACCCTGCCCCTCATCTATGCCATGCGTCACGGCACCCCTGAGCAAGCCGAGGTCATCCGCCGCGCCATCGAACAGGGCGGACGCGAGGCCATCGCGGATGTCACGCACGCCGTTGAATCCACCGGCGCCATCGCGTACACTGCGCGCTGCGCGCAGGACCAGGCAAACCAAGCCATTGCTTGCCTGGACGACTTACCTGCCTCGCGCTACAAGGACGCGCTGCGCGGACTGGCCGAGTTCGCGGTCAACCGCACCTACTGA
- the rplU gene encoding 50S ribosomal protein L21 — protein sequence MYAVIKTGGKQYKVSEGQTLRVEKLDAEAGAEIELDQVLLVTDEDKVTVGAPLVDGCTVKARVEGHGRGDKITIIKMRRRKHYRKRQGHRQDYTELKITGINVG from the coding sequence ATGTACGCTGTAATCAAGACCGGCGGAAAGCAGTATAAGGTGAGCGAAGGGCAGACCCTGCGCGTCGAGAAGTTGGACGCTGAGGCGGGCGCCGAGATCGAGCTCGACCAGGTGCTGCTGGTTACCGACGAGGACAAGGTCACCGTCGGCGCGCCGCTGGTGGATGGTTGCACCGTGAAGGCGCGCGTCGAGGGCCACGGCCGCGGTGATAAGATCACCATCATCAAGATGCGTCGGCGCAAGCACTACCGTAAGCGTCAGGGGCACCGGCAGGACTACACCGAATTGAAGATCACCGGCATCAACGTCGGCTGA
- the rpmA gene encoding 50S ribosomal protein L27, whose protein sequence is MAHKKAGGSTRNGRDSISKRLGVKHYGGESVRAGNILVRQRGTRFHAGVNVGCGVDHTLYAKADGQVVFETKGPQKRKYVSVVAG, encoded by the coding sequence ATGGCACATAAAAAGGCAGGCGGTAGCACGCGCAACGGGCGCGATTCCATTTCCAAGCGCCTGGGCGTGAAGCACTACGGCGGCGAGAGCGTGCGCGCCGGCAACATCCTGGTGCGTCAGCGCGGTACGCGCTTCCATGCCGGCGTCAACGTCGGCTGCGGTGTCGACCACACCCTGTACGCCAAGGCGGACGGGCAGGTGGTGTTCGAGACCAAGGGGCCGCAGAAGCGCAAGTACGTGAGCGTCGTCGCGGGCTAG